In Serratia marcescens subsp. marcescens ATCC 13880, a single genomic region encodes these proteins:
- the ppx gene encoding exopolyphosphatase, whose product MPLKNTATNKPQEIAAIDLGSNSFHMVIARVVNGALQVLGRLKQRVHLADGLDSNNVLSEEAIERGLACLALFAERLQGFPADNVTIVGTHTLRQAVNAEVFLKRAAKVIPYPIEIIAGQEEARLIFMGVEHTQPEKGRKLVIDIGGGSTELVIGEDFEPLLAESRRMGCVSFAQLFFPGGEISKNNFRRARLAAAQKLETLAWQYRIQGWQYALGASGTIKAAHEVLVAMGEKDGLITLDRLEMLAEQVLQFKSFGSLSLPGLSEDRQSVFVPGLAILCGVFDALAIRDLRLSDGALREGVLYEMEGRFRHQDIRSRTAKSLADHYNIDREQAKRVLETTELLYSQWMAQNTKLVHPQLEALLKWAAMLHEVGLSINHSGMHRHSAYILQNSNLPGFNQEQQLLLAALVRFHRKAIKLEELPRLNLFKKKHYLPLIQLLRLSTLLNNQRQSTTTPETLRLTTDDNHWTLRFPAGYLAQNNLVQLDFEREQAYWNDVVGWKLLIDEEGSQDEQRSA is encoded by the coding sequence ATGCCGCTAAAAAACACTGCAACGAACAAACCGCAGGAAATCGCCGCCATCGACCTCGGGTCGAACAGTTTCCACATGGTGATCGCCCGCGTCGTCAACGGCGCCTTACAGGTATTGGGCCGTTTAAAACAGCGGGTGCATCTCGCCGACGGATTGGACAGCAACAACGTACTCAGTGAAGAGGCGATAGAACGCGGCCTGGCCTGCCTGGCGCTGTTTGCCGAACGGCTGCAGGGCTTCCCGGCGGATAACGTCACCATCGTCGGGACCCACACCCTGCGTCAGGCGGTGAACGCTGAAGTGTTCCTCAAGCGCGCCGCCAAAGTGATCCCCTACCCGATCGAAATCATCGCCGGCCAGGAAGAGGCGCGTCTGATCTTCATGGGCGTGGAACACACCCAACCGGAGAAGGGCCGCAAGCTGGTGATCGACATCGGCGGCGGCTCCACCGAGCTGGTGATCGGCGAAGACTTCGAGCCGCTGCTGGCGGAAAGCCGCCGCATGGGCTGCGTCAGCTTCGCCCAGCTGTTCTTCCCGGGCGGCGAGATCAGCAAAAACAACTTCCGCCGCGCGCGGCTGGCGGCGGCGCAGAAGCTGGAAACGCTGGCCTGGCAGTACCGCATTCAGGGCTGGCAGTACGCGCTGGGCGCCTCGGGCACCATCAAGGCCGCCCACGAAGTGCTGGTGGCGATGGGCGAAAAAGACGGTCTCATCACCCTGGATCGTCTGGAAATGCTCGCCGAACAGGTGCTGCAGTTCAAAAGCTTCGGCTCGTTGAGCCTGCCGGGGCTGTCGGAGGATCGCCAATCGGTATTCGTGCCGGGGCTGGCTATCCTGTGCGGCGTATTCGACGCGCTGGCGATCCGCGATCTGCGCCTGTCCGACGGCGCGCTGCGCGAAGGCGTGCTGTATGAAATGGAAGGCCGCTTCCGCCACCAGGACATCCGCAGCCGCACCGCCAAAAGTCTGGCCGATCACTACAACATCGACCGCGAACAGGCCAAGCGGGTGCTGGAAACCACCGAGCTGCTCTACTCGCAGTGGATGGCGCAAAACACCAAGCTGGTGCATCCGCAGCTGGAGGCCCTGCTGAAATGGGCCGCCATGCTGCACGAGGTGGGGCTGAGCATCAACCACAGCGGCATGCACCGCCATTCGGCTTACATTCTGCAAAACTCCAACCTGCCCGGCTTCAACCAGGAACAGCAGCTGCTGCTGGCGGCGCTGGTGCGTTTCCACCGCAAAGCGATCAAGCTGGAAGAGCTGCCGCGCCTCAATCTGTTCAAGAAGAAACACTACCTGCCGCTGATCCAGCTGCTGCGTCTGAGCACCCTGCTCAACAACCAGCGGCAGTCGACCACCACGCCGGAAACGCTGCGCCTGACCACCGACGACAACCACTGGACGCTGCGCTTCCCGGCCGGCTACCTGGCGCAGAACAACCTGGTGCAGCTGGACTTCGAGCGCGAGCAGGCCTACTGGAACGACGTCGTCGGCTGGAAGCTGCTGATCGACGAAGAAGGCTCGCAAGACGAACAGCGCTCCGCCTGA
- a CDS encoding DNA-binding protein — protein MEKKWFSARELMGKAGLPSTPQGVNLMARREGWVSRRRSGVQGKALEYHIDSLPFGARSLSALREADHPDYDVKRQDPIRVWIEYYYHLTPAEREKLLAFLMREGMSRLLQLIDAPR, from the coding sequence ATGGAAAAGAAATGGTTTTCCGCCAGGGAACTGATGGGTAAGGCGGGCTTGCCTTCAACTCCGCAAGGGGTCAATTTGATGGCCCGGCGTGAAGGCTGGGTCAGCCGCCGCCGCAGCGGCGTACAGGGCAAAGCGCTGGAATACCATATCGATAGCCTGCCGTTCGGCGCGCGCAGCCTGTCGGCCTTGCGCGAGGCCGATCATCCGGACTACGACGTCAAACGTCAGGATCCGATACGGGTCTGGATCGAGTATTACTACCACCTGACGCCGGCCGAGCGGGAAAAGCTGCTGGCGTTCCTGATGCGCGAGGGCATGAGCCGCTTGCTGCAGCTGATCGACGCCCCTCGCTAG
- a CDS encoding ABC transporter permease subunit has protein sequence MIQTTANQHPRDRMRGRIDRGVQAAVTASGLMVLMTLMLIFVYLLFAVLPLFKPASLGQAQPLPLTVSAPALALGMDVQQRVGYRIDAQGSGQFYRLTPAPSGQAQTPLAQQTLLAKPTLLAQAAGERDLFALAQADGRLVVARADFATAENGRPQWQFPLGQQPLALDPQRKPLKLLSLADAHRGQYLLAGVTDDRRLVFGRFSPDRPPQFSERPLEHDGEQLVLTPDGRQLYLLTGNRLARYQIDGAQVQLRETRTLGEHAPYQMTALPGGSALLIKGADGNLREWFEVEKDRRWRLTPVQHFDHGAAGQELTVAEPYRRVFATLRPDGGFSLFSAIQPQPLLNTRLGAEVRQMAFAPRGDGLLLESAQGWQRYALDNPYPDVTWRSLWGKVWYENYPQPAYVWQSTSGEDSYQPKFSLMPVIFGTFKAAAYAMLFAIPLALAGAIYTAYFMTPGLRRVIKPAIEVMGALPTVVIGLVAGIWLAPIIEQYLLAVLALPLLLAAAVLLCGALTHRFMPRCRPGVDLLLLLPLLALTVWLALSLGPRLEVALFGEPLHFWLGDNYDQRNALVVGVAMGFALVPIIFSLAEDALFSVPATLSQGSLALGATQWQTVIKVVLPSASAGIFSALMIGFGRAVGETMIVLMATGNTPIIDGSLFQGLRALAANIAIEMPEAVSGSSHYRVLFLTALVLFVFTFVFNTLAEAVRLRLRKRYTPNQEAP, from the coding sequence ATGATACAGACGACGGCCAATCAACATCCCCGAGATCGCATGCGCGGGCGCATCGACCGCGGCGTGCAGGCGGCAGTGACCGCCAGCGGGCTGATGGTGCTGATGACGTTGATGCTGATCTTCGTTTATCTGCTGTTTGCGGTGCTGCCGTTGTTCAAACCGGCCTCGCTCGGCCAGGCGCAGCCGCTGCCGCTCACGGTATCGGCCCCGGCGCTGGCGCTGGGCATGGACGTGCAGCAGCGCGTCGGTTATCGCATCGACGCGCAGGGCTCGGGGCAATTTTATCGCCTGACGCCAGCGCCGAGCGGCCAGGCCCAGACGCCGCTGGCGCAGCAGACGCTGTTGGCCAAACCGACGCTGCTCGCGCAGGCCGCCGGCGAGCGCGATTTGTTTGCGTTGGCGCAGGCTGACGGCCGGTTGGTGGTGGCGCGCGCGGATTTCGCCACGGCGGAAAATGGCCGGCCGCAGTGGCAGTTCCCGCTCGGGCAGCAGCCATTGGCGCTGGATCCACAGCGCAAGCCGCTGAAACTGCTGTCGCTGGCGGATGCGCATCGCGGGCAGTATCTGCTGGCCGGAGTGACCGACGATCGGCGGCTGGTGTTCGGCCGCTTCAGCCCCGACCGGCCGCCACAGTTTAGCGAGCGGCCGCTGGAGCACGACGGGGAGCAGCTGGTGCTGACGCCGGATGGCCGCCAGCTTTATCTGCTGACCGGCAACCGGCTGGCGCGTTATCAGATCGACGGCGCACAGGTGCAGCTGCGTGAAACGCGTACCCTTGGCGAACATGCGCCGTATCAGATGACGGCGCTGCCCGGCGGCAGCGCGCTGCTGATCAAGGGCGCCGACGGCAATCTGCGCGAGTGGTTCGAGGTGGAAAAAGATCGGCGCTGGCGCCTGACTCCGGTGCAGCATTTCGACCACGGCGCCGCCGGGCAGGAGCTGACGGTGGCTGAGCCTTACCGCCGGGTGTTCGCTACCCTGCGGCCCGATGGCGGCTTCTCGCTGTTCTCCGCCATTCAACCGCAGCCGCTGCTGAATACCCGTTTGGGCGCCGAGGTGCGGCAGATGGCGTTCGCGCCGCGCGGCGATGGCCTGCTGTTGGAGAGCGCGCAGGGCTGGCAGCGCTATGCGCTCGACAACCCGTATCCGGACGTCACCTGGCGTTCGTTGTGGGGCAAGGTGTGGTACGAGAACTACCCGCAGCCGGCCTATGTCTGGCAGTCCACCTCCGGCGAAGACAGTTACCAACCCAAATTCAGCCTGATGCCGGTGATCTTCGGCACCTTTAAGGCGGCGGCTTACGCGATGCTGTTCGCCATCCCGCTGGCCTTGGCCGGCGCCATCTATACCGCTTACTTTATGACGCCGGGGCTGCGGCGGGTGATCAAACCGGCTATCGAAGTGATGGGCGCACTGCCGACGGTGGTGATCGGGCTGGTGGCCGGCATTTGGCTGGCGCCGATCATCGAGCAGTATCTGTTGGCGGTGCTGGCGTTGCCGCTGCTGTTGGCGGCGGCGGTGTTGCTGTGCGGGGCGTTGACCCATCGCTTTATGCCGCGCTGCCGGCCGGGCGTCGATCTGCTGTTGCTGTTGCCGCTGCTGGCGTTGACGGTGTGGCTGGCGCTCAGCCTGGGGCCGCGGCTGGAGGTGGCGTTGTTCGGTGAGCCGCTGCATTTCTGGCTGGGGGATAATTATGATCAGCGCAATGCGCTGGTGGTGGGCGTGGCGATGGGCTTCGCGCTGGTGCCGATCATCTTCTCGCTGGCGGAGGACGCGCTGTTCAGCGTGCCGGCGACCCTGAGCCAGGGTTCTTTGGCGCTGGGCGCCACCCAGTGGCAGACGGTGATCAAGGTGGTGCTGCCATCCGCCAGCGCCGGCATTTTCTCCGCGCTGATGATCGGCTTTGGCCGCGCGGTGGGGGAAACCATGATCGTGCTGATGGCCACCGGCAACACGCCGATTATCGACGGCAGCCTGTTCCAGGGGCTGCGCGCGCTGGCGGCCAACATCGCCATTGAAATGCCGGAGGCGGTCTCTGGCAGCAGCCATTACCGCGTGCTGTTCCTGACTGCGCTGGTGCTGTTTGTCTTCACCTTCGTGTTCAACACGCTGGCGGAGGCGGTGCGCCTGCGGTTGCGCAAGCGTTACACGCCGAATCAGGAGGCGCCATGA
- a CDS encoding YfgG family protein: MRKKTTGQMTKIVLFISFIILVGRLLYAAVVAVPHHQEKKQAAAQNAAEVSAPQQDASSE; encoded by the coding sequence ATGCGCAAGAAAACCACCGGACAGATGACGAAGATAGTGTTGTTTATCAGCTTTATCATTTTAGTCGGCCGACTGCTGTACGCCGCCGTGGTGGCGGTGCCTCATCATCAGGAAAAAAAGCAGGCCGCTGCGCAAAACGCCGCCGAAGTCAGCGCCCCGCAACAGGACGCCTCCTCTGAATAA
- a CDS encoding oxidoreductase, whose product MKSKVILVTGASSGIGEATAVTLKQHGHTVYAAARRVERMQALVAAGIRVLPLDVTDDASMAQAVKTIIAETGRIDVLVNNAGYGSYGAIEDVSADEARAQFDVNVFGAVRLTQLILPHMRAQRSGTVINITSMGGKIHTPLGGWYHGTKFALEAISDCLRMEVQPFGIDVVVIEPGGIQSEWADIAAEKLIGVSGQSEYAAQAHAVAHAMVSDASKKRQSPPSVIADTIAKAIAAHRPKTRYAVGFGAKPLIFLRRLLSDRAFDGLMRRALGVPRQGQ is encoded by the coding sequence ATGAAGTCCAAAGTGATCCTGGTGACCGGCGCCTCGTCCGGTATTGGTGAAGCCACCGCCGTCACGTTAAAGCAGCACGGGCACACCGTTTATGCGGCCGCCCGCCGGGTTGAGCGCATGCAGGCTCTGGTTGCCGCTGGCATTCGCGTTTTGCCGTTGGACGTCACCGACGATGCTTCCATGGCGCAGGCGGTAAAGACCATCATCGCCGAAACGGGGCGTATCGATGTGCTGGTCAATAACGCCGGTTACGGCTCCTATGGCGCTATTGAAGACGTTTCTGCGGATGAGGCTCGCGCTCAATTTGATGTGAATGTGTTCGGTGCGGTTCGGCTGACGCAGCTGATTTTGCCGCACATGCGAGCGCAGCGCTCCGGCACCGTCATCAATATTACGTCGATGGGCGGAAAAATACATACGCCGCTGGGCGGTTGGTATCACGGCACCAAATTCGCCTTGGAGGCCATCAGCGACTGTCTGCGCATGGAGGTGCAACCTTTCGGCATCGACGTCGTGGTGATCGAACCCGGCGGCATCCAGAGTGAATGGGCGGATATCGCCGCGGAAAAACTGATCGGCGTTTCCGGCCAGAGCGAGTACGCCGCTCAGGCTCATGCTGTCGCCCACGCCATGGTCAGCGACGCCAGCAAGAAACGGCAATCGCCGCCGAGCGTGATTGCCGATACGATCGCCAAAGCCATCGCCGCCCATCGTCCGAAAACGCGCTATGCGGTGGGGTTTGGCGCGAAACCGTTGATTTTTCTGCGGCGCTTGTTGTCCGATCGCGCCTTCGATGGGCTGATGCGTCGGGCATTGGGGGTACCGCGCCAGGGGCAATAA
- the ppk1 gene encoding polyphosphate kinase 1, producing the protein MGQEKLYIEKELSWLSFNERVLQEAADKSNPLIERMRFLGIYSNNLDEFYKVRFADLKRRILISEEQGSAGSSRHLLKKIQAKVLKTDQEFDGLYNDLLLEMARNQIFLINERQVSENQQIWLRQYFKQHLRQHITPILINHDTNLVQFLKDDYTYLAVEIIRGARTDYALLEIPSDKVPRFVNLPPEAPRRRKPMILLDNILRYCLDDIFKGFFDYDALNAYSMKMTRDAEYDLVTEMESSLLELMSSSLKQRLTAEPVRFVYQRDMPNEMVELLRGKLGISNYDSVIAGGRYHNFKDFISFPNVGKANLVNKPLPRLRHIWFDGFRNGFDAIREKDVLLYYPYHTFEHVLELLRQASFDPSVLAIKINIYRVAKDSRIIESMIHAAHNGKKVTVVVELQARFDEEANIHWAKRLTEAGVHVIFSAPGLKIHAKLFLISRREGDEIVRYAHIGTGNFNEKTARIYTDYSLLTADSRITNEVRRVFNFIENPYRPVTFDNLMVSPQNSRLKLYELIDNEIANAQAGEQAGIMLKINNLVDKGLVDRLYTASGAGVKIRLLVRGMCSLIPNLPGISDNIQVISIVDRFLEHDRVYVFDNKGDKRVYLSSADWMTRNIDYRIEVAVSLLDPALKQRVLDILEILFSDTVKARYVDKELSNQYVPRGNRRKVRAQVAIYEYLKALEQPGQ; encoded by the coding sequence ATGGGTCAGGAAAAGCTCTACATCGAAAAAGAACTAAGCTGGTTATCCTTTAATGAGCGCGTGTTGCAGGAAGCCGCAGATAAGAGCAATCCCCTGATTGAACGTATGCGTTTTCTGGGCATTTACTCCAACAACCTCGACGAGTTCTATAAAGTCCGCTTCGCCGATCTCAAACGGCGCATCCTGATCAGCGAAGAGCAAGGCTCCGCCGGTTCCTCACGCCATCTGCTGAAAAAGATCCAGGCCAAGGTGCTGAAAACCGATCAGGAGTTCGACGGTCTGTACAACGATCTGCTGCTGGAAATGGCGCGCAACCAGATCTTCCTGATCAACGAACGCCAGGTGTCCGAGAACCAGCAAATCTGGCTGCGGCAATATTTCAAACAGCACCTGCGCCAGCACATCACGCCGATCCTGATCAACCACGACACCAACCTGGTGCAGTTCCTGAAAGACGATTACACCTATCTGGCGGTGGAGATTATCCGCGGCGCGCGCACTGACTATGCGCTGCTGGAGATCCCGTCGGACAAGGTGCCGCGCTTCGTCAATCTGCCGCCGGAAGCGCCGCGCCGCCGCAAGCCGATGATCCTGCTCGACAACATCCTGCGCTACTGCCTGGACGATATCTTCAAGGGCTTCTTCGACTACGACGCGCTCAACGCCTATTCGATGAAGATGACCCGTGACGCCGAGTACGATCTGGTGACCGAAATGGAATCCAGCCTGCTGGAACTGATGTCCTCCAGCCTGAAACAGCGCCTCACCGCCGAACCGGTGCGCTTCGTTTATCAGCGCGACATGCCGAACGAAATGGTGGAGCTGCTGCGCGGCAAGCTGGGCATCTCCAACTACGATTCGGTGATCGCCGGCGGCCGCTACCACAACTTTAAAGATTTCATCAGCTTCCCGAACGTCGGCAAAGCCAACCTGGTCAACAAGCCGCTGCCGCGCCTGCGCCACATCTGGTTCGACGGTTTCCGCAACGGCTTCGACGCCATTCGCGAAAAAGACGTGCTGCTCTACTACCCGTACCACACCTTTGAGCACGTGCTGGAGCTGCTGCGCCAGGCGTCGTTCGATCCGAGCGTGCTGGCGATCAAAATCAACATCTACCGCGTGGCGAAAGACTCGCGCATCATCGAATCGATGATCCACGCCGCGCACAACGGCAAGAAAGTCACGGTGGTGGTCGAGCTGCAGGCGCGCTTCGACGAAGAGGCCAACATTCACTGGGCGAAGCGCCTGACCGAGGCCGGCGTACACGTGATCTTCTCCGCGCCGGGGCTGAAAATCCACGCCAAACTGTTCCTGATTTCGCGCCGTGAAGGCGATGAAATTGTGCGCTATGCTCATATCGGCACCGGCAACTTTAACGAAAAAACCGCGCGCATCTACACCGACTATTCGCTGTTGACCGCCGACTCGCGCATCACCAACGAGGTGCGCCGGGTGTTCAACTTTATCGAGAACCCCTACCGGCCGGTCACCTTCGACAACCTGATGGTGTCGCCGCAGAACTCGCGCCTGAAGTTGTATGAGCTGATTGACAACGAAATCGCCAACGCCCAGGCCGGGGAACAGGCCGGCATTATGTTGAAAATAAATAATCTGGTGGATAAAGGGCTGGTAGATCGGTTATATACCGCGTCCGGCGCCGGCGTGAAGATCCGTCTGCTGGTGCGGGGCATGTGTTCCCTGATTCCCAACCTGCCGGGGATCAGCGACAATATTCAGGTGATCAGCATCGTCGATCGCTTTTTGGAACACGATCGGGTTTACGTTTTCGACAACAAAGGTGACAAACGGGTGTATCTGTCCTCCGCCGACTGGATGACCCGCAACATAGATTACCGTATCGAAGTGGCGGTATCGCTGCTGGATCCGGCGCTGAAACAGCGCGTTCTGGACATTCTGGAGATCCTGTTCAGCGATACGGTCAAGGCCCGTTATGTGGATAAAGAACTGAGCAACCAGTACGTGCCGCGCGGCAACCGCCGCAAAGTGCGCGCCCAGGTGGCTATTTACGAGTATTTAAAAGCTCTGGAACAACCAGGACAGTAG
- the mgtE gene encoding magnesium transporter: MSAATHNVKKVAEHRQRILTLLLNNKELVDGILGRPGDEHALSQSELLNQTAEITGLLDDMHAADLADLLEALPQDERMALWRLVGNSKRGQTLVEVAEPVWDSLIEEMSDKDLLKAIKTLDVDEQAYLAQYLPRNLMGRLLTSLEPEQRAQVREMSQYAKDSVGWMMDFELVTVRPDVTLGAVHRFLRMRKTIPDATDKLFVTDRKNTLLGELPLTAVLLNDPEIPVREVMDSDPATFQPEDKADEAAGAFERYDLISAPVVDAKGKLMGRLTIEEIVDAVNEESDTNLRRMGGLSPEEDVFAPVSKAVKTRWAWLAINLCTAFVASRVIGLFEHTISQLVALAALMPIVAGIGGNTGNQTITMIVRALALHQIEVGNISRLMLRELGVAIINGVVWGGIMGVVTWLLYGDAAMGGVMTLAMLLNLLLAALMGVVIPMTMLKLGRDPAVGSSVLITALTDTGGFFIFLGLATLFLL; the protein is encoded by the coding sequence ATGTCAGCCGCAACCCATAACGTCAAAAAAGTCGCTGAACACCGCCAGCGCATTCTCACTCTGCTGTTGAACAATAAGGAATTGGTCGACGGCATTCTCGGCCGGCCAGGGGATGAACACGCCCTCAGCCAAAGCGAACTGCTGAACCAGACGGCGGAAATCACCGGCCTGCTGGACGACATGCACGCCGCCGACCTTGCGGACCTGCTGGAGGCGCTGCCGCAGGACGAACGTATGGCGCTGTGGCGGCTGGTGGGCAACAGCAAGCGCGGCCAGACGCTGGTGGAAGTCGCAGAACCGGTCTGGGACAGCCTGATCGAGGAAATGAGCGACAAAGACCTGCTCAAAGCGATCAAAACGCTGGACGTCGACGAACAGGCCTACCTGGCGCAATACCTGCCGCGCAACCTGATGGGCCGGTTGCTGACCTCGCTGGAGCCGGAACAGCGCGCCCAGGTGCGCGAGATGAGCCAGTACGCCAAAGACAGCGTCGGCTGGATGATGGATTTCGAACTGGTGACGGTGCGGCCGGACGTCACGCTCGGCGCGGTGCACCGCTTTTTGCGCATGCGCAAAACCATTCCCGACGCTACCGATAAACTGTTCGTCACCGACCGCAAAAACACCCTGCTGGGCGAACTGCCGCTGACCGCAGTGCTGCTGAACGACCCGGAGATCCCGGTGCGCGAGGTGATGGACAGCGATCCCGCCACCTTCCAGCCCGAAGACAAGGCCGATGAAGCGGCCGGCGCGTTCGAACGTTACGACCTGATCAGCGCCCCGGTGGTTGACGCCAAGGGCAAACTGATGGGCCGCCTGACCATCGAAGAGATCGTCGACGCCGTCAACGAAGAGAGCGACACCAACCTGCGCCGCATGGGCGGTTTGAGCCCGGAAGAAGACGTGTTCGCCCCGGTCAGCAAGGCGGTCAAGACCCGCTGGGCCTGGCTGGCGATCAACCTCTGTACCGCGTTCGTCGCCTCGCGCGTGATCGGCCTGTTCGAACACACCATTTCCCAGTTGGTGGCGCTGGCGGCGCTGATGCCGATCGTCGCCGGTATCGGCGGCAACACCGGCAACCAGACCATCACCATGATCGTGCGCGCGCTGGCGCTGCACCAGATCGAAGTCGGCAACATCTCGCGCCTGATGCTCAGGGAGCTGGGCGTCGCCATCATCAACGGCGTGGTATGGGGCGGCATCATGGGCGTGGTCACCTGGCTGCTTTACGGCGACGCGGCGATGGGCGGCGTAATGACGCTGGCGATGCTGCTCAACCTGCTGCTGGCGGCGCTGATGGGCGTGGTGATCCCGATGACCATGCTCAAACTGGGCCGCGATCCGGCGGTCGGCTCCAGCGTGCTCATCACCGCGCTGACCGATACCGGCGGCTTTTTCATCTTCCTCGGCCTCGCCACTCTGTTCCTGCTGTAA
- the alkA gene encoding DNA-3-methyladenine glycosylase 2 has protein sequence MPKKPTPSVAMNTQQQALYDALRARDRKFDGRFFVGVSSTGIYCRPVCSARTPKRENCTFYPSAAAAELAGFRPCLKCRPELAPGLALIDLGNRYAQVAVQLIEQGYLSEHSCEALAARLGISDRHLRRIFAEQFGASPIDYAQSHRLLQAKRLLADTDLPLSEVAFAAGFGSLRRFNELFKARYRLIPSALRSGGARGERAAASGLVFHLGYRPPYDWERMLNFLQARAVQGVERVDGRRYLRSIAVSQGGTEHCGWVSVQPEEARNRVRVEIAPALSLVTTEVLRRVRLLFDLDAAPDRINEALGSLAADAPGLRLPGCVNSFEQAARAVLGQLVSVKMAATFAGRMAERWGEALATPHEGITHVFPTAERVARLQPEELRPLGVQLKRAAALIEIARALGEGRLQLDNVLDIERGIKALTALPGIGSWTASYIAMRAWSWPDVFLAGDYLIKQRFPGMTPRQIERYAERWRPWRSYATLHLWHNDGWAPEGES, from the coding sequence ATGCCGAAAAAACCGACCCCGAGCGTTGCCATGAATACTCAACAGCAAGCGTTGTACGACGCGCTGCGCGCGCGTGACCGCAAATTCGACGGACGCTTTTTCGTCGGCGTCTCTTCAACCGGTATCTATTGCCGTCCGGTGTGCAGCGCCCGCACGCCGAAGCGGGAAAATTGCACCTTTTATCCGAGCGCGGCGGCGGCTGAACTGGCGGGGTTTCGCCCCTGCCTCAAATGCCGGCCGGAGCTGGCGCCCGGTCTGGCGCTGATCGATCTGGGCAACCGTTATGCGCAGGTGGCGGTGCAGCTCATCGAGCAGGGATATCTGTCCGAACACAGCTGCGAAGCGCTGGCGGCGCGGCTGGGCATTTCCGATCGCCATCTGCGGCGCATCTTCGCCGAACAGTTTGGCGCTTCGCCGATCGATTACGCGCAGTCGCACCGGCTGCTGCAAGCCAAGCGCCTGCTGGCGGATACCGATCTGCCGCTCAGCGAGGTGGCGTTCGCCGCCGGCTTCGGCAGCCTGCGGCGTTTCAACGAGCTGTTCAAGGCGCGCTACCGCCTGATCCCGTCAGCGCTGCGCAGCGGCGGCGCGCGCGGTGAACGGGCCGCCGCCAGCGGGCTGGTGTTTCACCTGGGCTATCGGCCGCCCTATGACTGGGAGCGCATGCTGAATTTCTTGCAGGCGCGCGCCGTGCAGGGCGTGGAACGGGTCGACGGACGCCGTTACCTGCGCTCGATCGCCGTCAGCCAGGGCGGCACGGAACACTGCGGTTGGGTCAGCGTGCAGCCGGAAGAGGCGCGCAATCGGGTTCGGGTCGAGATCGCGCCTGCGCTCAGTCTGGTGACGACGGAGGTGTTGCGCCGGGTGCGCCTGCTGTTTGATCTGGACGCCGCGCCGGATCGCATCAATGAGGCGCTGGGCTCGCTGGCGGCCGATGCGCCGGGGCTGCGCCTGCCGGGCTGCGTGAACAGTTTCGAGCAGGCGGCGCGGGCGGTGCTGGGCCAGTTGGTCAGCGTAAAAATGGCGGCGACCTTCGCCGGGCGGATGGCCGAACGCTGGGGGGAAGCCCTGGCGACGCCGCATGAGGGCATCACCCATGTCTTCCCCACCGCAGAACGGGTGGCGCGGCTGCAGCCCGAAGAACTGCGCCCGCTCGGGGTGCAGCTGAAGCGCGCGGCGGCGCTGATCGAGATCGCCCGCGCGCTGGGCGAAGGGCGGCTGCAGCTCGACAACGTGCTGGATATCGAGCGGGGCATCAAGGCGCTGACCGCGCTGCCGGGCATCGGCAGCTGGACCGCCAGCTATATCGCGATGCGCGCCTGGTCGTGGCCGGACGTGTTCCTGGCCGGCGATTATCTGATCAAACAGCGTTTTCCCGGCATGACGCCGCGCCAGATAGAACGCTACGCCGAACGTTGGCGCCCGTGGCGTTCTTACGCCACGCTGCATCTGTGGCACAACGACGGCTGGGCACCGGAAGGGGAGAGTTGA